Part of the Caulifigura coniformis genome, GGACAACCGTGTTGAACCCCGCCGCAAATTCCTTGGCGATATTCGCCCCCAGCTGGGCACTGCCGGGAAGCGCATAGGTCGCCAGTCCCACTTCTCCGCACACCGACCAGGACTGCGGAAACAACCGGGTTTCCGGAACTGTCCGCGTCATGCTGAACGCGACCAGGGCCGCCGGATGAGCGTGAACAATCGCGGACAGGTCCGGGCGGGCAGCGTAGATGGCCTGGTGGAATGGCAGCTCGGAGGACGCCCGATGCAGTCCGGACTGGGTGCCCTCCGGTCGAACCTGGACGATGTCGTCCCGCCGCAGGGCTCCCTTATCGACGCGCGCCGGAGTAATCCACACGTCCCCACTGCCGTCGCGAATGGAAACGTTGCCCCCCGAAGTCGTCGTCATGCGGTGGCGGTAGATCCGATCCATGGTTTCCAGGATCTGATCCCGCGGGTGGAGATAATCCGTATTCGTCATCATGTCCTGCTTCGGGGCGCATCCTCGCCTGGGCGCCTTGTTCGCTCAATGGGCGCGAAGCGATGCCTGGTTCGATCGATACCAGTCGTAAGTGGATCGGACCCCCTCTTTCAGGGAAGTCCGATACCGCCAGCCGAGGGCTTCCAGGCGGGAAACATCCAGCAGTTTCCGCGGTGTTCCATCAGGCTTCGACGTATCAAACGTCAGCTTCACTTCGGGATAAACCACGTCACGGATGGTTTCCGCGAGTTCGCGGATCGTGACGTCGACTCCCGTTCCGACATTGATCGTGCCGGGCTCATTGTAGTGCTCCATCAGGAAAACGCAGGCATCGGCCAGGTCGTCTACATGCAGGAACTCCCGCCGCGGCGAACCCGACCCCCAGATCGTGACGCTCTCTGCGCCGGACTTCCGTGCCTCATCAAAACGTCGCATCAACCCGGGAAGCACATGCGACTGTTCCGGGTGAAAATTGTCGTTCTGCCCGTACAGGTTCGTCGGCATCGCTGAAATGAAGTTGCAGCCATGCTGCCGGCGGTACGCCTCGCAGCTCATCAGCCCGGAGATCTTGGCGATGGCGTAGGCGTCGTTGGTCTTCTCCAGCGGACCGGTCAGCAGCGACTCTTCCTTGATCGGCTGAGGGCAGTCCCGCGGATAAATGCACGAGCTTCCGAGGTACAGGAGTTTCGTCACGCCTGTCCGCCAGGCCGCACGGAGCACGGTCGCGTGCATCATCAGGTTGTCGTACAGGAAATCTGCCGGCTGCGTCGAATTCGCCCAGATCCCCCCGACCCGCCCGGCGACATGAAACACGAACTCCGGCCGGTTGTCGTCGAACCACTGGTCCACGCCCCGTGAATCGCGGAGATCCACGGCATTCCGGTCCGCGTTCAGTACGGATTCAAATCCGCTCCCCTTCAACCGGCGCACCACGGCGGAACCGACGAGCCCGCGGTGGCCCGTCACCAGAATCCGGCTGCCCTTTTCAAGCATCAAAGTGGACTTCGTGAGAGACAGTGCGCGCACTTCGTTCTGCTGGGTGACGATCCCAGGCCGGAAAGTGCGATTTCAAATCAAAAAGCTCCCAGGAGTTTCACCGCACGCAGCCACCGGGCAAGACCGGCGAACGTCGCGGAAAGCTCCAGGAGCAACCATCATGCAGAGCTTGACCAGCGTTGAATAGTCATGAAGTCGATGCAACTTCCCCCCCCAACGGACCGCAAGTCGTCGTCACCACCAATGATGCGTCGGCTCTGATCATTAAGGTCATGTGCGCAGCCAACCTGTGGCCCCCTGTGATAATCGGGGGGCCGACTGATGAAAAGAGGTCTCAGGGTGCAATGACGCTCCATATTCAGCCGGGACGACTCGCCCGCGACGACCTTTGGGCCAATTTCAGGTAACTCGCGTCCGAAGGTCGCCGGGGGGACTCGCCCTCTGGCGGTGGGTCACCGAAGGCTTGGGGCTGGCACTCTCCCAGGACGCCCTCACCGCCGTCATCCTCGACGGCAAGACCTTACGCGGTGCTGTTCCCGAACACGATCCGGCCATCCACGTCCTGTCACTGCTGGACCAGTCCGCCGGCTCGCTGCTCCGGCAGCACCCGGTCGATCCTTCCACCAACTAAGCCAAGGCGGCGATCGAGGTGCTCAAGTCCGTGCTGCTGAAGGGGAAAGTCGTGGTGGCCGACGCCATGTTCTACCAGCGGGACGTCTGTCAGCAGATCCTCAATTCCGGCGGCGACTATCTGGTGACGCTCAAGGACAACCAGCCGGCGGTGAAACGGGACGTCGAGATCGCCTTCGCCGAGCCGCGAGGCTTTTCCCCCCTACGCCCGGAAGCGGCTGCATGAAGACCGGCGGGTTGTGCGGACGCGGGAGAAGAGCCGGGGACGGGTGGAGGTCAACTACCGAACAGCCGGCATCTCAGCGGCAGAGTCTGTGCCCTCAGCTAGCTGCCTGAGAAACTGAGCCGGGAACTGGGCCCGTTGAAGTTCGCCGGCCGTATTGAACCAGATGCAGTCGACTACTCGGTCACGCGTATTGAAGAGGGTGACGACCATCTGCGGGCTGTTCTCGATCCCCTTGAATGTGACGATCGATCCGATGTTGAACATGATGAGCTCGCACCTCCTATTCTCGTTCTACCGTTCCACTTCCATCTGAATCGCTGAACTTTGTAGACCGTTCCCTGTCCGGAGGACAGGGGAGCCGCAGGGATGGATTCCGCACAGGATGTCGCCGACTGGGTCAAGAAACAGTCCGCTGTGACGGACCGGATCGGCCCACGATTCCAACGCCCGGAAGTTCGATCGCGAACGGCCCGCTCTCTCAAGGGCCTCCTGGCCTCCGTCGGGCGCAAGAACGGCTGTCCGCTCGCCGAATTCGCTGGCGACGAGACGCCCGGGAATCTCCAGCACTTCATCGCCCGCGCCACCTGGAGCGCCGATGCCATCCGTGACGACCTTTCGGCCTCTCTAGTCGAGCATCTTGGAGAACCGGACGGCGTTCTGATTGTCAACGACAGCGGATTCCTCAAAAAGGGGCAAGCGCCCCGGCGTGGCACGGATGAATTTCGGAGCGGCCGGGCGGATTGAGAACTGCCAGATCGGAGTCTTCCTGGCCTTCCGCTCCCCGAAAGGCCAGACGCTGATCGATCGGGAATCGTCCCTCCCCAAAGAATGGGTCGAGGACGCTCACCGCCGACGCCTCAAGCACATCCCCGAGGACTTGGTCTTCGAGATCCTCCGCGAGCGACAACGGATGGCACTTGCCTGTCCAAGTCGCAGACCCGTCTCACGAGGCGCCGGCACCGGACGTTTCCTCTTCCCTTCACTTTCAGTAACCGCGGTCTGTCGAAGTCACACGCTGACAGTTCGTGTTCGCGACCGACGGGGATCAGTCAGGCAGGTGATCGGGCCTGAATTTCGCAGTCTTTCGCGGCATTACTCCTTGATCCGGATCGTTAGCGCTGGCCCAGGCGGATTCAGGAGTCATGCGCTACGGACGGCCTGGCCATGAGGGTCAGCGCGGCCGCGCCGTCACCACTGGCATCTGGCTACACACTTCCGCTGGCGACGTTCTGACCGCGTGTCCGCCGTCTCGCGTGCAATCTGAGCAGCGGCGCGGTGCACGAGTCAGTGGCTGCCATCTGCTGTCGATCGATTCCCGCGTTCCAGCGAAACGAGTCTCTGCGCCCCCGCGCGCGTCCCCTTCCCCTATCTCAATCGGAGTTTCCTCATTGTGGCTACACCACTCGTGTCCTTCCTGTTCACTCTGGCGCTCACGGCTTTGATCATCAGGAGCCTCGTGCGGTTCGCCAGCGCTGCCGGCAGACGTCGGACGCTTGCCAGGTCACTCTGGCGGTTCGTCGTCCTGATTGTGGGCGGCTTTGTCTGCCTCTCGCTCATTCTCGAATGCGTCCGACAGATTCGCATGCTTTGACCCCAGCGGTGCTGGCGTGCTCAGACACGACTTTTGATTGGCCCCAAGCGTTCACCACTGGCCCCCCTCTCTGGAAAGGTCTGCCTTTGTCTCACACCATCACGATCAAGACTCAGGTTCGCGATCCCGTCGCGATCCGCTCTGCCTGCCAGCGTTTGAATCTGCCGGAGCCTGTCGTGGGCAGATCCCAGCTCTTTTCCACCGAGGCCACTGGCTGGCTCGTCCGGCTCCCTGCGTGGCACTACCCGGTCGTCTGTGACATCGCCACAGGACAAGTGCAGTACGACCATTTTGAAGGCCGCTGGGGAGACCCGGCACATCTCGACCGGTTTCTCCAGGCCTATGCAGTCGAGAAGGCCACGCTTGAAGCCAGACGCCAGGGCTACTCGGTTGCGGAGCACTCACTCAGCGACGGTTCGATCAAGATCACAGTGGGAGTCCACACCTGATGAAGTCCATCGAGCTGATCATCAGTCCCAATGGCCAGATCCGCCTCGAGACGCTCGGATTCACGGGCACCGACTGTCTCCCGGCTGCCGAGTTCCTCAGAAAAGGCCTGGGGCACATCGTCGGAGAGACACGGACTCAGGCCTTCTACGCGGCAAGTACCGATGCCGGCCTCCCGCTCCCCAGCACACCACCTCGCTCCTGAAGGTCATTCCTTCCTCTTTGACGGCATGCCTCAACCGGCGGTCGAGCGGCCGGCCTGAGAGTCGTCCGCAAGGTGAACCTCCGGCACGGGCTCCAGGCGATCCGAGTTCTGGGCCGCTTGCGCCGCCACTCTCGTTGTGATCCCGTTTCCCTATCCTGGAGTCCCGCAGTTCATGCTGTCCCAACTGACCGACTACATCCACGCGGCCTTCAGCGGCCTGTGGATTACGACCTTCGAACCGGACGAAGCCGAGCGGGAGATTGCCGATCTTGCTCGAGATCAAGAGTGGACGCTCGCGGTCTGGGACCTCGCCCGGGGTCTTCGGTCGCCAAAGACCAGCATGGATGCCCACGATCCGCTGAGTGTTCTGCGGGCATTGCCGGAACTGGCCACGGCTGACGGTACAACGCTCTTGCTCCTGCATAACTACCACCGCTTCCTGGGCAATCCCGAGATTATTCAGACGCTGGTGACCCAACTCGCCGAGGGCAAGCAGCGAAGAACCTTCGTCATCATTCTGGCCCCCGTCGTGCAGTTGCCTCCTGAACTGGAGCGGCTGTTCGTCATCCTGGAACATCCGCTTCCCAACCGGAGCCAGCTGGCCTCTGTCGCCCGCGAGATGCTCGCCGACCGGCCGGACCAGATGCCGACAGGCGGCAACGAACGCGCCCTGCTGGACGCGGCCGCGGGCCTGACCCGCCAGGAAGCCGAGGGGGCCTTCGCCCTCTCACTGGCCCGCCATGATGCCCTGCGGCCCGAGGCCGTCTGGGAGCTCAAGGCGCAGTCTCTCCGCAAGCAGAACCTCCTGACCCTGAACCGGGGCGGAGCATCCTTTGCATCGCTGGGGGGACTGGAATCGCTCAAGAGCTTCTGCCGGCGGGCGCTCGCGCCCGGTCGGTCCATCAAGGCCCGGGGAGCCCTGCTCCTGTCACCGCCGGGCTGCGGGAAGAGCGCCTTCTGCCGGGCCTTGGGCGCCGA contains:
- a CDS encoding transposase, whose product is MDSAQDVADWVKKQSAVTDRIGPRFQRPEVRSRTARSLKGLLASVGRKNGCPLAEFAGDETPGNLQHFIARATWSADAIRDDLSASLVEHLGEPDGVLIVNDSGFLKKGQAPRRGTDEFRSGRAD
- a CDS encoding transposase, whose translation is MLKSVLLKGKVVVADAMFYQRDVCQQILNSGGDYLVTLKDNQPAVKRDVEIAFAEPRGFSPLRPEAAA
- a CDS encoding DUF1257 domain-containing protein — its product is MSHTITIKTQVRDPVAIRSACQRLNLPEPVVGRSQLFSTEATGWLVRLPAWHYPVVCDIATGQVQYDHFEGRWGDPAHLDRFLQAYAVEKATLEARRQGYSVAEHSLSDGSIKITVGVHT
- a CDS encoding DUF2158 domain-containing protein, whose protein sequence is MFNIGSIVTFKGIENSPQMVVTLFNTRDRVVDCIWFNTAGELQRAQFPAQFLRQLAEGTDSAAEMPAVR
- a CDS encoding GDP-L-fucose synthase family protein — encoded protein: MLEKGSRILVTGHRGLVGSAVVRRLKGSGFESVLNADRNAVDLRDSRGVDQWFDDNRPEFVFHVAGRVGGIWANSTQPADFLYDNLMMHATVLRAAWRTGVTKLLYLGSSCIYPRDCPQPIKEESLLTGPLEKTNDAYAIAKISGLMSCEAYRRQHGCNFISAMPTNLYGQNDNFHPEQSHVLPGLMRRFDEARKSGAESVTIWGSGSPRREFLHVDDLADACVFLMEHYNEPGTINVGTGVDVTIRELAETIRDVVYPEVKLTFDTSKPDGTPRKLLDVSRLEALGWRYRTSLKEGVRSTYDWYRSNQASLRAH
- a CDS encoding DUF2997 domain-containing protein; translation: MKSIELIISPNGQIRLETLGFTGTDCLPAAEFLRKGLGHIVGETRTQAFYAASTDAGLPLPSTPPRS
- a CDS encoding AAA family ATPase, whose amino-acid sequence is MLSQLTDYIHAAFSGLWITTFEPDEAEREIADLARDQEWTLAVWDLARGLRSPKTSMDAHDPLSVLRALPELATADGTTLLLLHNYHRFLGNPEIIQTLVTQLAEGKQRRTFVIILAPVVQLPPELERLFVILEHPLPNRSQLASVAREMLADRPDQMPTGGNERALLDAAAGLTRQEAEGAFALSLARHDALRPEAVWELKAQSLRKQNLLTLNRGGASFASLGGLESLKSFCRRALAPGRSIKARGALLLSPPGCGKSAFCRALGAEVGRPVLSLDVGSLYGSLVGETERNVRQALAIADAMAPAILYLDEIDKGLSGVGGSGDSGVATRLFGTLLTWLAEHTSDVFFIGTANDITRLPPEFTRAERLDGVFFVDLPAPEQRQAIWSLYRGQYDISPTQPVPPDDGWTGAEIKSCCRLSALLDIPLSEAARNVVPVSVTSAESIEALRDWASGRCLSADRPGIYQRPARRTSRRKVTPSPSAN